A region of Corynebacterium glucuronolyticum DSM 44120 DNA encodes the following proteins:
- a CDS encoding urease subunit gamma produces MKLTQREQEKLLIVVAADVARRRKERGLKLNYPESVALITDYLLEGARDGKSVAELMSEGIQVLSRDDVMEGVPEMISDVQVEATFPDGTKLVTVHNPIR; encoded by the coding sequence ATGAAGTTAACCCAACGCGAACAGGAAAAGCTGCTGATTGTTGTTGCAGCAGACGTTGCCCGCCGTCGCAAAGAGCGCGGTCTCAAACTGAACTACCCTGAGTCCGTCGCCCTCATCACCGACTACCTCCTTGAAGGTGCCCGTGATGGAAAGTCGGTAGCCGAGCTTATGTCTGAAGGCATCCAGGTCCTCTCTCGTGACGACGTTATGGAAGGCGTTCCCGAGATGATATCTGATGTGCAGGTCGAGGCTACGTTCCCCGACGGCACGAAGCTCGTCACAGTCCACAACCCGATCCGATAA
- the prmC gene encoding peptide chain release factor N(5)-glutamine methyltransferase: MRTGRPAWRPRIKLSQALRSAADELSAAGCASPLVDARLIAAHLLHTDVGTLFFHDDVPAGFWELIRRRATREPLQWILGTAPFGPLDLHVGPGVFIPRPETEILADWAVKQHAATYADLCTGSGAIAAYIAHYVPAARVVAAEKSTEAARYARENGVDNLWCGDVLNTAACVSALDPEGDGFDVVVSNPPYVPEAAEVSPEVEADPHDAVFAGEDGMSCIPQLAHTAFALLKPGGCFGVEHDDATQPAVCMSLQEAGFTHIEPMQDFAGKPRFVTGVKPVGADV; encoded by the coding sequence AGGCGTTACGGTCGGCGGCGGACGAACTGTCCGCCGCCGGTTGCGCGTCTCCGCTTGTCGACGCCCGGCTCATCGCCGCTCACCTGTTGCACACCGATGTGGGAACGCTCTTTTTCCACGACGATGTTCCCGCTGGCTTTTGGGAGCTCATCCGCCGACGTGCCACACGAGAACCGTTGCAATGGATCCTCGGCACGGCACCGTTTGGTCCCCTCGACCTACACGTCGGTCCTGGCGTATTCATCCCCCGTCCGGAAACAGAGATTCTCGCAGATTGGGCGGTAAAGCAACATGCCGCCACGTACGCTGATTTGTGTACGGGATCCGGCGCAATCGCTGCCTACATCGCCCACTATGTGCCCGCAGCGCGCGTTGTTGCGGCGGAGAAGTCCACAGAAGCCGCGCGCTACGCTCGCGAAAACGGCGTGGATAACCTGTGGTGTGGAGACGTGCTGAACACTGCAGCATGTGTCTCCGCTCTCGATCCGGAGGGGGATGGGTTTGATGTAGTTGTCTCGAATCCGCCCTACGTGCCGGAGGCCGCCGAGGTTTCTCCGGAAGTCGAAGCCGATCCCCACGATGCTGTCTTCGCTGGTGAAGATGGCATGTCTTGTATCCCGCAGCTGGCCCACACCGCCTTCGCGTTGCTGAAACCAGGCGGCTGCTTTGGAGTTGAGCACGACGATGCGACCCAGCCCGCCGTATGCATGAGCCTGCAGGAGGCAGGCTTCACCCACATCGAACCCATGCAGGATTTCGCCGGTAAGCCGCGATTTGTCACCGGTGTGAAGCCGGTCGGCGCTGACGTTTAA
- a CDS encoding DMT family transporter, whose amino-acid sequence MSKTSEVGMNVTIDGPPIKHVSHGRAVLVLATGTAFLAGTPLWVKATNMDPSTQAFLRVVIGCLLLVPFGIREMRKKERLGKKGIMLSVAAGLFLGIDFTAWNYSIFYVGAGIAAILLNLQVIIVPMLTAVFDKYKIPPVFLILVPIMTVGVLLTGGVFESAEASGGPETIYGIKTATLGTIFGLTSGICYSFYLYLSRKAGTSARKDLYVQPMMYTMAAQAIPPTIIAFFFSPRGGFDFKNGVLLNGELPLVNPETTVGDPLTAWNWFNLICLAVLGQALAWTFVQYGTVWLDPTLSAGILLLSPVTSVIIAAPLFGEIPSKLQVLGIFLILGTVAYQNGLFSMFTKSKRKHERGNPDEPLDQELIREGLAPHHDPQEVPNNPYKKHNHGPFH is encoded by the coding sequence ATGTCGAAAACATCTGAAGTGGGCATGAATGTCACTATTGACGGCCCACCAATAAAACACGTTAGTCACGGTCGTGCCGTCCTGGTGCTTGCTACTGGTACCGCCTTCCTCGCGGGAACTCCCCTGTGGGTGAAGGCCACCAACATGGACCCCTCCACTCAGGCCTTCCTTCGAGTAGTCATCGGATGTCTGTTGTTGGTGCCGTTTGGAATCCGCGAGATGCGGAAAAAGGAGCGTCTGGGGAAGAAAGGCATCATGCTCTCCGTCGCTGCTGGACTCTTCCTCGGCATCGATTTCACCGCGTGGAACTACTCCATCTTCTATGTGGGAGCCGGCATTGCAGCAATTCTCTTGAACCTTCAGGTGATCATCGTCCCGATGCTCACGGCCGTATTTGATAAGTACAAGATTCCGCCAGTGTTCCTCATTCTGGTTCCGATCATGACCGTGGGTGTTTTGCTCACTGGTGGTGTGTTTGAGTCTGCAGAGGCATCGGGTGGCCCCGAAACGATCTACGGAATTAAGACAGCTACGCTCGGAACCATCTTCGGCCTGACTTCCGGTATCTGCTACTCCTTCTACCTCTACTTGTCCCGCAAGGCAGGAACGTCGGCTCGTAAGGATCTGTACGTTCAGCCGATGATGTACACGATGGCCGCACAGGCAATCCCGCCCACTATCATTGCTTTCTTCTTCTCCCCGCGTGGGGGGTTCGATTTCAAGAATGGAGTTCTCCTGAACGGCGAACTTCCGCTTGTTAACCCCGAGACGACAGTCGGTGATCCCCTCACTGCGTGGAACTGGTTCAACCTGATTTGCCTCGCCGTGCTTGGTCAGGCACTTGCCTGGACGTTCGTACAGTACGGCACCGTGTGGCTGGATCCGACGCTGTCTGCAGGTATTCTGCTGCTCTCCCCGGTGACTTCCGTCATCATTGCAGCCCCTCTGTTCGGTGAGATCCCCTCCAAGCTGCAGGTCCTCGGTATCTTCCTGATTCTCGGTACAGTGGCGTACCAGAACGGTTTGTTCAGTATGTTCACAAAATCGAAACGAAAACACGAGAGAGGAAACCCAGACGAGCCTCTTGATCAAGAACTGATACGTGAGGGGTTAGCGCCCCACCACGATCCCCAAGAAGTACCTAATAACCCCTACAAGAAGCACAACCACGGACCGTTCCACTAA